One genomic segment of Rhinolophus sinicus isolate RSC01 linkage group LG11, ASM3656204v1, whole genome shotgun sequence includes these proteins:
- the LLCFC1 gene encoding sperm-egg fusion protein LLCFC1: MVLGRELGQGEGRVVVGCRQGTREWGRPYGQQMCRPMTSLGSQLCRAAFLAAILTLLQVKGVKPQEGNPGPNERSQKEKTPSIDQDAEQFEEHFMASSVGETWQVVDMAQQEDQTSENAADRNQLLGLAFCLNLAGIMVFL; encoded by the exons atggtgctgggaagggagctggggcagggagaggggagggtggtAGTGGGGTGCCGGCAGGGCACTCGGGAGTGGGGTAGGCCATATGGACAGCAGATGTGCAGGCCCATGACATCCCTGGGCTCCCAGCTCTGCAGGGCAGCTTTTCTGGCAGCCATCCTAACGCTGCTGCAGGTGAAGGGGGTGAAGCCCCAGGAAGGGAACCCAGGCCCCAATGAGAGgagtcagaaagagaaaacaccCTCTATAG ACCAGGATGCAGAGCAGTTTGAAGAGCACTTCATGGCTTCCTCAGTGGGTGAGACGTGGCAGGTGGTGGACATGGCCCAGCAGGAGGACCAGACATCGGAGAACGCAGCCGATCGTAACCAGCTATTGGGTCTCGCCTTCTGCTTGAACCTGGCCGGCATCATGGTTTTTTTATGA